ATGCAGATTGCTTAAAAAATCATTAAACATTCTTGCTTTTAAAAGGCGCTGCATAGAGTAATAAATACCTGCAAACATAGCATTCCCTACAAAGGCAAAAATAACAGCATTAGTATGTAATGGTCTCAATCGACCAAAACTCAACCAAGAAACTCCATCGGTGATATTTGGGAATAGAAACATAAAAGCAAGAATAAGTCCCACTAACATTCCTACTACCCCAAAAACTATGGTGGCGTAAATGAATTTTTTTACAATTTTGTTGTCATAATAAAACTGCTGCATTTCCATATTTATAATTATTTTGAAAGTTGTTTATTGATTATTTTTGAGTTTCTAGATATTCTGTTTTTAAAGACTCTTCCTTATTTTTTGTTTCTTTTTGAATTAACTCATCCTCAAAAAGCATTCGAACAGAGGGAGTATAATCATCATCATATTGTCCTGTTTTGACTGCTCTAATAAATGCTATAAAAAAACCTATAGCTACTAGAATACTGATGGATATTAATAAATAAATGACACTCATATTGTATTTTTATTTCAACAAAGTTACTGGGATGCATTCACGTAAAATATGACATTTATCATACTTGAAACATTTGTTAATGAAATGTGAACTTTGTAAATATTTAATGAACTAGTGTTTTCTTTTAGCATAATAATTACTCATTACCGTAACAAAACTGACTATAGTTATGGTACTCAATGGCATAATAATAGCCGCTACAAGTGGTAATAAATTTCCTGTTATGGCAAATCCTAATCCCACTACATTATACAGTAATGAAACTACAAAGCTCATTTTTATAGTGGTAATAGCATCTTTAGAATACTGTAAAAAGAAGTTTAGTTTTTGAAACTCTTCGGCATCCAAAATAGCATCGCAAGCAGGCGAAAACACATTCACATTCTCTGAAATAGATATTCCGATATGGCTTTGCGCCAATGCACCCGCATCATTAAGTCCATCGCCTACCATCATCACATTCTTACCTTCGGCCTGCAAAGCTTTGATAAACTCTAGTTTTTGTTCTGGTTTTTGATTAAAAATTAATGCTGTACCTTTCGGCAAAAGAGCTTCAAGAGTAGCTCTTTCTCCATCATTATCTCCTGATAAAATTTTAATTTCGTACTTCTTACTCAAATCTTGAAAAAGTTTCGCTAAACCATCTCTATACTGATTCATGAAGATATATTTCCCATAATAAACTTCGTCAATGGTAATGTATACAACGGTATTTTCAAGTTCAACTTCACTATCTAAACCTTTATTATCCGTCTCCAAATTTGTATGGAGCACAAAATCTCTTGAACCAATTTTTATACTACTTCCAGCAACCAGAGCTTGAATACCTTTACCAGCTTGTTCTTCAAAATTCTCTACTTTAATCAATTTTGTTTCAGGTAAAAAATCATATAACATTCTGCTCAACGGATGATTTGAACCTCGTAGCGCATTTTTTATTAATGCATTAGTTTTTGAATTAATTGCGGCCTCTTGAACTTCAATCCCATTTATTTCGCTGGGTGGCACATACGTAATTTTAGATTTTTTATTGGTAGTAATTGTTCCTGTTTTGTCAAAAACTATGGTGTCTACTTTGGCTAATTGTTCTATAACCAAAGCATTTTTAAGGTAAAATTTTTGTTTTCCTAAAATTCGTAAGACATTCCCAAAAGTGAATGGAGCGGTCAATGCAAGCGCGCAAGGACATGCTACAATAAGAACGGCGGTAAAAACATTAAAAGCAGTATTGGCATTAATAAAAATCCAATATCCAAACCCTATAAAAGCAATTAACAATAATATCGGAGTAAAATATCGACTGATTTTGTCAGTAATTGTTTTGTGTTTTTGCTCCACATTTTTCTGGAACACATCATTACTCCACAGCTGTGTTAAATAGCTTTGAGAAACGGTTTGCAAGACTTCCATTTCTATCATCTTCCCAATTTGTTTTCCACCTGCAAAAACTTTATCTCCAGAATACTTTACAATGGGAACTGCTTCTCCGGTAACAAAACTATAGTCTATTTCTGCTTTTTCAGACAGTAATATACCATCAACGGGAATGAGTTCTTGATTTCTAATCAGCAATCTATTTCCTTTTTCAACCTCATAAATAGGAATACTCAACTCCGTTCCGTCAGGATTAACTTTAGTTATTGCAATAGGGAAATAAGACTTAAAATCTCTTTCAAAACTCAAAAAACTATAGGTTTTTATTTGGAACATTTTGCCAAGGAGCATAAAAAAGATAAGTCCTGTCAAACTATCAAAAAAACCAGAACCATAATCCATGATAATATCAAAAGTACTGCGCACAAACATTACAATAATTCCTAAGGCAATAGGAATATCAATATTGAGCATTTTGGTTTTTATACTCTTGTAGGCAGACACATAATAACCGCTTGCCGAGTAGAAAAAACTAGGCAATGATAAAGCAAATATTAACCATCTAAAAAAACCTCGATAGTGGTCCAGCCAATACTCCTTAACTTCAAAATATTCTGGAAAAGAAAGTAACATAATATTCCCAAAACAAAAGAAAGCAACACCCAGTTTGTAGGTCAAACTTCTATCTACAACAGCCTTACCAGATTCGTAGTTTTCTAAACTTATATAAGGTTCATAGCCTATAGAACTCAGCAATAAAACAATTTCTTTGACAGATACCGTAGCGGAGTTAAAGGTAATGCGTACTCTCTTTTCAGGAAAGTTGACCTGTGAAGTGCTTATGCCTTTTTGAAGACGTTGTAAATTTTCCAGAATCCAAATACACGAGCTACAATGTATGTGTGGTATGTTAAGTGAAATAATTGTTGTTTCATTTTCTTTGAATTCCAATAGTTTTGATACAATACTTTCATTGTCTAAAAAATCATATTTTCCATTTGTATTTTGCGGTGTTGCTCCAGGTGATTTCTCAAAATCATAATAGCTTTTTAAATCGTTTTGATTGAAAATTTCATACACTGTTTTACAACCCGTGCAACAAAAAATTTTATCGTCAAAAAATATTTCTTCGGCTTTTATGACATCTAATCCACAATGGAAACAGTTGTTTTTCTCCATAACTTTGCTCATTTTTCCTGAAGCAAAGAACCTAAACGAATGTTAATTAAAATATGATATTTATCATAATAAAAGGCTAGTTTTGTATAACAAAAATATCATACTAATGAGTAAATGTGAACAATGTATCGTGCGCGAATTCAGTTCCTTGAAAGCCCTTACTAAACAAGAGCTCGTGCAATTATCTGATTGTAAAACGTCTCATATTGTAAAAAAAGGAGAAATAATATTTAAGGAAGGAGATACTGTAAACGGAATTTACTGTATTAAAGATGGTGTTTGCAAACTCATCAAGCTTAGCGCCAATGGAAAAGACCATATTGTAAAACTGGTAACCAAAGGGGAATTACTAGGCCAAAGATCTATGATAAGTGAGGAGCCTGTTAATTTAAGTGCAGTAGCGCTTGATGATATGCAGGTTTGTTTTATTCCAAAATCAGAAGTGATGGGATATTTTGACAAAAACAACAAGTTCTCTATGAATGTAATGAAAACTATTTGCGGCGATCTAAAAGAAGCCGATGATCAAATGGTTAATCTAGCTCAAAAAACAGTCAAAGAAAGACTTGCCGAAACTTTGCTCTATTTGCATGATACTTTTGGAACAAATGAGGATGCATCCCTAAAAGTGCAACTTTCTAGAGATGATTTAGCTAGCATGATAGGCACTGCAACAGAAAGTTGCATTAGACTACTTTCTGACTTTAAAAAGCTAGGGCTCATTGAACTTAGCGGAAAAAAAATAGTTTTATTAGACCTTTCTAAACTCAAAAAACTAGCCGAGTAATTACTTCAATTTTACTTTTTTTTAGGCATTGCTAAATAATAAACAGGGATTCCCAATGCAACAATAGCTAATCCTAGTCCGGTATTGAAGGTGTCATAAATTAATAAGGTAAGACAAATAGCCACCGTGACTACAATATAAAGTGCAGGAACAAAGGGATAACCAAATGCTTTATAAGGTCTATCAGCATGAGGTTCTTTTTTTCTAAGGATAAAAACCCCTAAAATAGTCAAGATATAAAACAGTAAGGATGCAAAAGTAGCATACGTCAATAAATCTCCAAATTTTCCCGAAATACACAACACACAAGCCCAAATACACTGTACCCACAAGGCTTTGGCTGGGACTTGATTTTTATTTAATTCGGTGGCTTGTTTAAAAAACAAACCATCCTTTGCCATTGCAAAAAACAATCTTCCACCAGAGAGGATTAATCCGCTATTACAACCAAAAGTGGATACCATGATTAATCCTGCCATAACAAAGACACTTACATTTCCCAATATCATACTTGCTGCTGCCGCACCTACTCTATCATTATTAGCAAACATGATTCCGTTACTCAAGGCATCACTTGCACTAGGCGAACCTTGCATTGGCAGTAACGCTAAATAAGCCACATTAGCCAACACATAAACTACAGTCACAATGACCGTTCCTAGAAACAAACTGCGAGGTATATTTTTTTTAGGATCTTTAATTTCACCTGCTATAAAGGTAACATTATTCCAAGCATCACTGGAAAACAAAGAGTTTATAATAGTAGCACCCGCAGCACCTAAAAGCGCTGTCCCTACAAGTTTTGTAACAGTTACAGTTCCATCTGGGTTAACTACCGTTTTGCTAGCGTCCCACATGTTTGCAAAATTATCCGATAAAACATCCGTTTTTAACCCTACATACAATCCTAAAATAATCAAGGCAAATAGCGCGATTAATTTTGCCGAAGTAAAAACAAGTTGAACTATTTTACCACTTTGAACGCCCTTAGTATTGATATAAGTAAGTAAAACAATACTGAAAATGGCTAAAACTTTTTGGTACGAAAAAACAAAATTCGATCCTACAGAAAATAGCGTTTCATCTAAAACCGGAAAAAAAATAGCAGCATAATTTGCAAAAGTTACTGCTATAGCTGCAATAACTCCTGTTTGAATTACCGTAAAAACAGTCCAGCCATATAAAAAGGAAACAAGCCTACCGTATGCACGCTGAATATACACAAATTGACCACCTGCATTAGGCATCATTCCTGCTAGCTCGCCATAACTTAACGCAGCTGCAACGGTAATTAAGCCGGTCACAATCCAAATCACGAGCAACCAAGCCGCCGATCCTATATCTCTGGCCATTGCCGATGTTACAATAAATATTCCTGATCCTATCATGGAACCTGCAACTAAACTGGTTGCATCAATCAATCCTAAAGAACGTTTTAACTCGGTTTTATTTTCTGACATTGGTAATTATAAATTATTCTAAAACTAGACTTTAAACTCTTAATATTGATTACAAGATACTGAATACTGCAAACTGACAACTACAATCTTTTCGCTTCTTCCCAAAATTGAGTTATTTAGAAATCAGAGATTTCCAATTCCTATTTGTTAGGAAGACGCTTCGCTTCTTCCCAAAAAATATCCATTTCAGCCAATGTCATATCCATTAAAGGTTTTCCTAACTCTGAAGCTTTACTTTCCAAATACTGAAATCGTTTAATGAATTTTTTATTGGTTCGTTCCAAGGCATCTTCGGGATTAACATTCAAAAATCGGGCGTAATTAATCATTGAAAACAAAACGTCACCAAACTCCGCTTCTATCTTGTCCTGATCTCCCGTTTGCACTTCAACTTGTAGTTCCTCTAATTCCTCTTGCACTTTATCCCAAACTTGATGCGTCTCTTCCCAATCAAATCCTACTCCTTTCACTTTATCCTGAATTCGACTGGCTTTGACTAAGGCCGGCAAACTTTTAGGAACTCCTTCCAAAACAGATTTCTTACCTTCTTTGAGTTTTAATTTCTCCCAATTTTGCTTGACTTCTTCTTCGTCCTTCACTACTGTATCACTATAAATGTGGGGATGACGGTGTATCAATTTTTCAGAAATTTCATGACACACATCAGCAATATCAAAATCACTAGTTTCACTTCCTATTTTAGCATAAAAAACAATGTGCAACAAGAGATCTCCCAATTCCTTCTTCACTTCATTTAAATCATTATCTAAAATAGCATCACCAAGTTCATAGGTTTCTTCAATTGTAAGATGACGCAAGGATTGCATGGTTTGTTTTTGATCCCAAGGACATTTTTCCCTCAAATCATCCATTATAGTAAGTAGTCTGTCAAATGCTTGTAGTTGTGCGGCTCTTGTATTCATCAATATTGTTTTGGTAAAAATAAAAAAATCCCATTCAAGAACGTCCTGAATGGGATTAAATGTTTTAAAGCTTTTGTTATTCTTTTTTAGCTTTTGCTTTTTTAGCTGGTTTTTCTGTAGCTTCTTCATTAACTTCTTCAACAGCCGGTGCACTTGGCTCTTCGGCAGTAGCTGGAGCATCATCATTAAGCAATCCTTTTGATTGTAAAATTCCGTACCAGTTTAATATTTTTTTAATATCAGATGGGTATACTCTATCTTCATCATAATTAGGCAAAATAACTTTGAAATACTCCATTAATTTTGCGTTTTCAGCTTTATGAGATAAAGCTTCACCTTTATTTTCTTTATCTGCAATAGTTTGCATGATTTCAGATAATGGTTTTTCACCTTCGTAAGTATAAATCGAAATTTCAGAAAGTAAGCTTACATTACTTTTTAAGTTTACTGTAATTTTTTTTCCATCAGCTAATGACTCAGCCACAAATCCTGATCTAGTTTGTACTTTCAAAATGTACAAACCTGGTTTTCCTGAAATGGCTAATATTTTTTCTAAATTCATGGTTCGTGTAATTGTTATTGAAAATTGGATTAATTAATTTTATTTGGGTACCCAAAAATTGTACCACGCTTGTCTTAGCTTGACTTATCTTCCCTTTTTTCCGAAAAATTTCATTCGGTACTCCTGAAAAGTTTTCCCTTCTAATATGTTTTTTAATTTCTTTTGAATCAATCGTTTTTTTAAAGACGAAATTTTATCCGTAAATAAAACGCCTTCAATATGATCGTATTCATGTTGAATTACGCGGGCTATGAGTCCGTCAAATACTTCAGTTTTCATTACAAAATCTTCTTCGCAATACTCTAATGTAATCGTTGGATTTCTGTAAACATCCTCTCTTACATCTGGAATACTTAAGCATCCTTCATTAAAACTCCATAATTCCCCTTCTTCTTTTACCATTCTAGCATTGATAAAAGTTTTTTTAAACCCTTTCAATTTATTTTGTTCTGTAGAATCTAGTTCATCGTCATCGCTAAAAGGAGTTGTGTCTATTACAAATATGCGTAAAGCAAGACCTACCTGAGGAGCTGCAAGACCCACACCATGAGCATTATACATGGTTTCATACATATTTGAAATGATTTCCTTTAGATTAGGAAAATCTGCAGTAACAAGTTCTCCTGTTTTTCTTAATACGGGATCGCCGTAAGCTATAATTGGTAAAATCATTGTACAGTGTTAAAATTAGGAGCTAAAAAATATGGTATCCAGCTTTTTTATTCAGTTTGCAAAAATAGTAAAAAATAAACAATGAATATTATACTATCAATTTTTAAAATAAATTAAATCTTTTAGACAGAAGTACGCTGTTTATACCTCTTTTAACTTTTTCAAATCTTATCTTTGTTACAACCTAGAGATATGCTTACAGAGATTCAAAAATTTATAGACACGGCTTCTTTTACAAACGCACTAAAAGTAACTATTGCGGCGGTAATTCCTGTAGTTGTTTTTACTTATTTTGGTATGTTTAATATAGGTTTTGTACTGGCACTGGGAGCTATATTTGTATATCCAAGTGACATAGCAAGTAGCTTAAACCAAAAAATATATGGCATAGTGCTTACGGCAATATTAACTTCTATTATTACGCTAATAGTCAATATCTTTTTTCCTTATAAAGTCTTATTCTACCTCATAATTACTTTATTAATTTTTTCTATTTCAATTGTATCTGTCTATGGGCAAAGGGCTAGTATGTTATCCTTTTCTTGCTTGGTAGCTCTGGCTTTAGCATTTTCTAATACAGCTTCAGGTTGCCCCATGTTTTTTCACGCGCTTTTAATTTTTGCTGGTGGGGTTTTTTATTTACTAGTTTCTCTTGTGTTTCATTATCTAAAACCAAATAGGTATTTAGAACTGCAAGTACAGGAATGCATGAAACTTAGCGCGAAATATTTAAAACTTAGGGGTGATTTGTGGTCCTTAAACGCAGATCGAAAAGCAATTACCAAAAAGCAGCTTCATTTACAGGTAGAACTCAACGTCATTCATCAGAATATTAGAGAAGTATTAATACCCAATCACAGCATCAATGGCTCCTCTGCTGCAAATAGAAAAATGCTTGTTGTCTTTATTTGCCTTGTTGAAATTCTTGAATTGGCTTTATCAACAGCATTTGATCATAAAAAACTACACGATAAATTTGACGATCATCCAAAAGTGCTAGCCACCTATCAAAAGCTGGCGTACCATTTGGCGTCAAGCCTACAGATTTTTTCAAAAAGTATTAAAAAAGGAAAAACACAACTCGATAAACTTTCCTTTTGGGAAGACATAAATGCCTTGCAAATTGTTATCACTCAATATGAGAGAGCCCTTGGCAAACAACAAGCAGCCGAAGGAGTTTTTATGTTAACCACCATGTTACAGTATGCTGACAAGCAAGTAGATAAAATAAAAACCATTGAACATGCTTTTACAAGAGATTATAACACACTTGAATACAAAGGTCTTGATAAGGACATCGAGAAATTTTTAACCCCTCAGCATTACCCATGGACAACATTAATAGAGAACCTCAGTTTTTCATCCTCCATATTTAGACATTCCTTACGAATAACAGTTACCTTAATAATAGGCTTAGCACTAGGGAACTACTTCCCTTTTCAAAACGCTTACTGGATTTTGTTAACCATTATCGTCATTATGAAACCAGGATATGGTTTAACCAAAGAACGCACGTTTCAACGAATAACTGGAACTATCCTCGGTGGAATTATTGCTTTTGGAATCCTTTATTTCATTAAAGATAATTTTATAATTAGCATGTTTTGTATTATTTGCATGCTGCTTGGGTTTGCATTTTCACAAACTAATTATAAAATCGGAGCTACATTTGTAACCATGTATGTGGTTTTTATATACGGAATACTAACTCCAAACGTGAATGAACTTGTACAGTATAGAATTGTAGATACTCTTGTAGGTGCT
This portion of the Flavobacterium sp. CECT 9288 genome encodes:
- the mazG gene encoding nucleoside triphosphate pyrophosphohydrolase, coding for MNTRAAQLQAFDRLLTIMDDLREKCPWDQKQTMQSLRHLTIEETYELGDAILDNDLNEVKKELGDLLLHIVFYAKIGSETSDFDIADVCHEISEKLIHRHPHIYSDTVVKDEEEVKQNWEKLKLKEGKKSVLEGVPKSLPALVKASRIQDKVKGVGFDWEETHQVWDKVQEELEELQVEVQTGDQDKIEAEFGDVLFSMINYARFLNVNPEDALERTNKKFIKRFQYLESKASELGKPLMDMTLAEMDIFWEEAKRLPNK
- a CDS encoding FUSC family membrane protein is translated as MLTEIQKFIDTASFTNALKVTIAAVIPVVVFTYFGMFNIGFVLALGAIFVYPSDIASSLNQKIYGIVLTAILTSIITLIVNIFFPYKVLFYLIITLLIFSISIVSVYGQRASMLSFSCLVALALAFSNTASGCPMFFHALLIFAGGVFYLLVSLVFHYLKPNRYLELQVQECMKLSAKYLKLRGDLWSLNADRKAITKKQLHLQVELNVIHQNIREVLIPNHSINGSSAANRKMLVVFICLVEILELALSTAFDHKKLHDKFDDHPKVLATYQKLAYHLASSLQIFSKSIKKGKTQLDKLSFWEDINALQIVITQYERALGKQQAAEGVFMLTTMLQYADKQVDKIKTIEHAFTRDYNTLEYKGLDKDIEKFLTPQHYPWTTLIENLSFSSSIFRHSLRITVTLIIGLALGNYFPFQNAYWILLTIIVIMKPGYGLTKERTFQRITGTILGGIIAFGILYFIKDNFIISMFCIICMLLGFAFSQTNYKIGATFVTMYVVFIYGILTPNVNELVQYRIVDTLVGALLAAVANYVLWPTWEFLSAPATIKKAVLANQNYLKEISIYYNTKSTLSTSYKLARKNAFIEIGNLMACYQRMVQEPKTKQFHLEQVYELAVLNHSLLSSIASLGTYIQSHKTTAASESFNVVVNTGIQNLENAIETLNGKNLAITPSSVNELKLRFTELKNIQQREISIHKNSTETDFDSVMQEAQLVIEQLMWLINLSEKIVQTTQTLKSIS
- the def gene encoding peptide deformylase, which translates into the protein MILPIIAYGDPVLRKTGELVTADFPNLKEIISNMYETMYNAHGVGLAAPQVGLALRIFVIDTTPFSDDDELDSTEQNKLKGFKKTFINARMVKEEGELWSFNEGCLSIPDVREDVYRNPTITLEYCEEDFVMKTEVFDGLIARVIQHEYDHIEGVLFTDKISSLKKRLIQKKLKNILEGKTFQEYRMKFFGKKGR
- a CDS encoding heavy metal translocating P-type ATPase metal-binding domain-containing protein, giving the protein MEKNNCFHCGLDVIKAEEIFFDDKIFCCTGCKTVYEIFNQNDLKSYYDFEKSPGATPQNTNGKYDFLDNESIVSKLLEFKENETTIISLNIPHIHCSSCIWILENLQRLQKGISTSQVNFPEKRVRITFNSATVSVKEIVLLLSSIGYEPYISLENYESGKAVVDRSLTYKLGVAFFCFGNIMLLSFPEYFEVKEYWLDHYRGFFRWLIFALSLPSFFYSASGYYVSAYKSIKTKMLNIDIPIALGIIVMFVRSTFDIIMDYGSGFFDSLTGLIFFMLLGKMFQIKTYSFLSFERDFKSYFPIAITKVNPDGTELSIPIYEVEKGNRLLIRNQELIPVDGILLSEKAEIDYSFVTGEAVPIVKYSGDKVFAGGKQIGKMIEMEVLQTVSQSYLTQLWSNDVFQKNVEQKHKTITDKISRYFTPILLLIAFIGFGYWIFINANTAFNVFTAVLIVACPCALALTAPFTFGNVLRILGKQKFYLKNALVIEQLAKVDTIVFDKTGTITTNKKSKITYVPPSEINGIEVQEAAINSKTNALIKNALRGSNHPLSRMLYDFLPETKLIKVENFEEQAGKGIQALVAGSSIKIGSRDFVLHTNLETDNKGLDSEVELENTVVYITIDEVYYGKYIFMNQYRDGLAKLFQDLSKKYEIKILSGDNDGERATLEALLPKGTALIFNQKPEQKLEFIKALQAEGKNVMMVGDGLNDAGALAQSHIGISISENVNVFSPACDAILDAEEFQKLNFFLQYSKDAITTIKMSFVVSLLYNVVGLGFAITGNLLPLVAAIIMPLSTITIVSFVTVMSNYYAKRKH
- a CDS encoding DUF5606 domain-containing protein, whose amino-acid sequence is MNLEKILAISGKPGLYILKVQTRSGFVAESLADGKKITVNLKSNVSLLSEISIYTYEGEKPLSEIMQTIADKENKGEALSHKAENAKLMEYFKVILPNYDEDRVYPSDIKKILNWYGILQSKGLLNDDAPATAEEPSAPAVEEVNEEATEKPAKKAKAKKE
- a CDS encoding Crp/Fnr family transcriptional regulator, whose amino-acid sequence is MSKCEQCIVREFSSLKALTKQELVQLSDCKTSHIVKKGEIIFKEGDTVNGIYCIKDGVCKLIKLSANGKDHIVKLVTKGELLGQRSMISEEPVNLSAVALDDMQVCFIPKSEVMGYFDKNNKFSMNVMKTICGDLKEADDQMVNLAQKTVKERLAETLLYLHDTFGTNEDASLKVQLSRDDLASMIGTATESCIRLLSDFKKLGLIELSGKKIVLLDLSKLKKLAE
- a CDS encoding APC family permease gives rise to the protein MSENKTELKRSLGLIDATSLVAGSMIGSGIFIVTSAMARDIGSAAWLLVIWIVTGLITVAAALSYGELAGMMPNAGGQFVYIQRAYGRLVSFLYGWTVFTVIQTGVIAAIAVTFANYAAIFFPVLDETLFSVGSNFVFSYQKVLAIFSIVLLTYINTKGVQSGKIVQLVFTSAKLIALFALIILGLYVGLKTDVLSDNFANMWDASKTVVNPDGTVTVTKLVGTALLGAAGATIINSLFSSDAWNNVTFIAGEIKDPKKNIPRSLFLGTVIVTVVYVLANVAYLALLPMQGSPSASDALSNGIMFANNDRVGAAAASMILGNVSVFVMAGLIMVSTFGCNSGLILSGGRLFFAMAKDGLFFKQATELNKNQVPAKALWVQCIWACVLCISGKFGDLLTYATFASLLFYILTILGVFILRKKEPHADRPYKAFGYPFVPALYIVVTVAICLTLLIYDTFNTGLGLAIVALGIPVYYLAMPKKK
- the ccoS gene encoding cbb3-type cytochrome oxidase assembly protein CcoS yields the protein MSVIYLLISISILVAIGFFIAFIRAVKTGQYDDDYTPSVRMLFEDELIQKETKNKEESLKTEYLETQK